The Planifilum fimeticola genome has a segment encoding these proteins:
- a CDS encoding SDR family oxidoreductase, whose translation MGATDERVAIVTGASKGLGAAITRRFADGGIRVVACARSEDKLREVAESDPARIIPIPCDVTQSRQISHLIDETIRRFGRIDILVNNAGLGRFGKVHELSEEDWDQMMAVNLKGAFLACKYAIPHLIRAKGHIVNISSVAGTVTFPGGGGYCASKFGLMALSDVLTQELKPHEVRVSTLCPGSILTEFGSPKPYALKPEQVAETVWQMVSAPRGVIYNQIIMRPQVPPEMQK comes from the coding sequence ATGGGCGCAACGGACGAACGCGTGGCCATCGTGACGGGGGCCAGCAAGGGGTTGGGGGCAGCCATCACCCGACGCTTCGCCGACGGCGGAATCCGGGTCGTCGCTTGTGCCCGCAGCGAAGACAAGCTGAGGGAGGTGGCGGAATCGGATCCCGCTCGGATCATTCCGATCCCCTGCGACGTTACCCAGAGCCGGCAGATCAGCCATTTGATCGACGAAACCATCCGGCGCTTCGGCCGAATCGACATATTGGTGAACAACGCCGGACTGGGCCGTTTCGGCAAAGTGCACGAACTGTCCGAAGAAGATTGGGACCAAATGATGGCCGTCAATCTGAAGGGAGCATTTCTCGCCTGCAAATACGCCATACCCCACCTCATCCGGGCAAAGGGACACATCGTCAACATCTCCAGCGTCGCCGGAACCGTCACCTTTCCCGGCGGAGGCGGTTATTGCGCCTCCAAATTCGGCTTGATGGCCCTGTCGGATGTTTTGACCCAGGAGCTGAAACCCCACGAAGTGCGGGTCTCCACCCTCTGCCCCGGATCCATCTTGACGGAATTCGGCTCACCCAAACCCTACGCCCTCAAGCCGGAGCAAGTGGCGGAAACCGTCTGGCAAATGGTTTCCGCGCCGCGCGGGGTCATCTACAACCAAATCATCATGCGGCCCCAAGTGCCGCC
- the serA gene encoding phosphoglycerate dehydrogenase: MFKVLITDPLSPQGTEILRQAQDVEIVEKTDLSPEALLKEIEDADALLVRSQTQVTAEVIHAAKRLKVIGRAGVGVDNIDVNAATGKGIIVVNAPDGNTISTAEHTFAMLIALARNIPQAYRSLIRGEWDRKRFVGVELRDKRLGIIGLGRIGMEVAKRAKAFHMDVIAHDPYLTPDRAEKIGIRQASLDEVIQTSDFITVHTPLTKETRHLIDSRAFERMKPGVRILNCARGGIVDEGALLEAIQTGKVAGAALDVFETEPPGKHPLLQLPQVIATPHLGASTREAQENVAVDVCVEVLHILRGEPFKNAVNLPSIPAELQEKLRPYQSLAENLGRFALQATQGALCSVTVTYSGELTGLDTAPLTRTILKGALSTYLSDVNYVNATFLAKERGVRVTEQKVSDLRGFTNLITVEVVTDRRRRTVAGTLLNGLGARIVNIDGYPIDVLPRGHLLLIQHRDQPGAIGRVGTLLGKHGINIATMQVGRRDVGGQAIMMLSVDKPVPPEIQQSLARLENIETVQEIDL; the protein is encoded by the coding sequence GTGTTTAAAGTGCTGATCACCGACCCTTTGAGCCCGCAGGGCACCGAGATCCTCCGGCAGGCTCAAGATGTGGAAATTGTGGAAAAAACGGATCTTTCTCCGGAAGCGCTGCTCAAGGAAATCGAGGATGCCGACGCCCTTCTGGTCCGCAGCCAGACACAGGTGACCGCGGAAGTGATTCATGCCGCCAAACGGTTGAAGGTGATCGGCCGGGCAGGAGTCGGGGTGGACAACATCGATGTCAACGCGGCCACCGGCAAGGGAATCATCGTGGTCAACGCGCCCGACGGCAACACCATCTCCACCGCGGAACACACCTTCGCCATGTTGATCGCCCTCGCCCGGAACATCCCCCAAGCCTACCGGTCCCTCATCCGAGGCGAATGGGATCGCAAGCGGTTTGTCGGCGTCGAGCTGAGGGACAAACGACTGGGAATCATCGGCCTGGGGAGGATCGGAATGGAGGTGGCCAAGCGGGCGAAGGCCTTCCACATGGATGTGATCGCCCACGATCCCTACCTGACTCCGGACAGGGCCGAAAAAATCGGGATACGGCAGGCCAGCCTGGACGAGGTGATCCAAACCTCCGACTTCATCACCGTTCACACTCCGCTCACCAAAGAGACGCGCCATCTAATCGACAGCCGGGCTTTCGAAAGAATGAAACCGGGTGTCCGAATCCTGAACTGCGCCCGGGGAGGCATCGTCGACGAAGGGGCGCTGTTGGAGGCGATACAAACCGGCAAAGTGGCCGGTGCCGCCCTCGACGTCTTCGAAACGGAGCCGCCGGGCAAACATCCGCTCCTTCAACTGCCCCAGGTGATCGCCACCCCCCATTTGGGGGCCTCCACCCGGGAAGCCCAGGAAAACGTCGCCGTCGATGTCTGCGTGGAAGTGCTCCACATTCTGCGGGGAGAACCCTTCAAGAACGCGGTCAACCTGCCCTCGATTCCGGCGGAACTGCAGGAAAAGCTAAGACCCTATCAGTCCCTGGCCGAAAACCTGGGCCGGTTCGCCCTGCAGGCGACGCAAGGCGCCCTCTGCTCCGTAACCGTCACCTATTCCGGGGAACTGACCGGCCTCGACACGGCTCCCTTGACCCGGACCATTCTCAAGGGCGCCCTCTCCACCTATCTCTCCGACGTCAACTATGTGAACGCCACCTTCCTGGCCAAGGAGCGGGGAGTCCGGGTGACGGAACAAAAGGTTTCCGATCTCCGGGGCTTCACCAACCTGATCACCGTCGAGGTGGTCACCGACCGCAGGCGGCGCACCGTTGCCGGCACGCTGCTGAACGGGCTTGGAGCCCGCATTGTGAACATCGACGGCTATCCGATCGATGTTCTCCCCCGGGGGCATCTGCTCCTGATTCAACACCGGGACCAGCCCGGGGCCATCGGACGGGTGGGCACCCTATTGGGGAAACACGGCATCAACATCGCCACGATGCAAGTGGGTCGTCGGGATGTGGGAGGACAAGCCATCATGATGCTCTCGGTGGACAAGCCGGTTCCTCCTGAAATTCAACAAAGCCTTGCCCGTTTGGAAAACATCGAGACCGTCCAGGAAATCGATCTGTAA
- a CDS encoding pyridoxal-phosphate-dependent aminotransferase family protein — protein sequence MPFEEKFHLRIPGPTPVPPRVQHAMNRPMIGHRSAECSRLVRQCSQRLQPVFGTRENVLIITGSGTSALEAAVSNTVAPGEEVVVAVTGAFGDRFAKIAGRFGAQVHRLDIPWGEACSPDALKSFLASRPRVKAVFLTHCETSTGVLNPVQDLATIIKEHTDALVIVDGVSSVGGVACEMDAWGIDIFVTGSQKALMLPPGLAFVAVSPRAWGVIRQTEGPRFYLDLQTYHEDLERETTPFTPGIAHLFGLEAVLDMIEEEGLENIFARHRLMMEMTRAGVRALGLPLLTEDAVASPTVTAVRGTENIDASALQKELRRIGAVVASGQQHLKGKIFRIGHMGYCDPLDVLTLLSALETALHRLGGTVRWGAAVGAAEEVWNRV from the coding sequence ATGCCCTTCGAAGAAAAATTTCATCTGCGCATTCCCGGGCCGACACCCGTTCCGCCCCGGGTGCAACACGCCATGAACCGGCCGATGATCGGCCACCGCAGCGCCGAATGCAGCCGCCTCGTTCGACAGTGCAGCCAAAGGCTCCAACCGGTCTTCGGCACGCGGGAAAACGTATTGATCATAACGGGCAGCGGCACTTCCGCCCTGGAGGCCGCCGTCTCCAACACCGTGGCTCCGGGGGAAGAGGTGGTGGTGGCGGTGACCGGCGCCTTCGGCGACCGCTTTGCCAAAATCGCCGGCCGCTTCGGAGCCCAGGTGCACCGCCTGGACATCCCCTGGGGAGAGGCCTGCTCACCCGACGCGCTGAAATCCTTTCTCGCCAGCCGGCCCCGGGTAAAGGCCGTCTTCCTCACCCACTGCGAAACCTCCACCGGCGTGCTCAATCCTGTCCAAGACCTGGCAACAATCATCAAGGAGCATACCGACGCCCTGGTCATCGTAGACGGCGTCAGCAGCGTGGGGGGAGTAGCCTGCGAAATGGATGCCTGGGGCATCGACATCTTCGTCACCGGATCGCAAAAGGCACTGATGCTTCCTCCCGGCCTGGCCTTCGTCGCCGTCAGCCCCCGTGCCTGGGGAGTCATCCGGCAGACGGAAGGCCCCCGGTTCTACCTGGATCTTCAGACTTATCATGAAGATCTGGAAAGGGAAACCACTCCCTTCACTCCGGGAATCGCCCACCTGTTCGGGCTGGAGGCCGTCCTCGACATGATCGAAGAAGAAGGGCTTGAAAACATCTTCGCCCGCCACCGGCTGATGATGGAAATGACCCGCGCGGGGGTCCGGGCCCTGGGGCTCCCGTTGCTCACGGAGGACGCCGTCGCCTCCCCCACGGTGACCGCCGTTCGGGGGACAGAGAACATTGACGCGTCCGCCCTTCAGAAAGAACTGCGCCGCATCGGCGCGGTGGTGGCCAGCGGTCAGCAACATCTGAAAGGAAAGATCTTCCGGATCGGCCACATGGGCTATTGCGATCCCTTGGACGTCCTGACCCTCCTCTCCGCCTTGGAAACCGCCTTGCACCGCCTGGGTGGGACGGTCCGGTGGGGGGCCGCCGTCGGGGCCGCAGAGGAGGTGTGGAACCGTGTTTAA